A DNA window from Arachis duranensis cultivar V14167 chromosome 3, aradu.V14167.gnm2.J7QH, whole genome shotgun sequence contains the following coding sequences:
- the LOC107476561 gene encoding L-ascorbate peroxidase 3, with product MALPVVVDAEYLKEVDKARRDLRALIANRNCAPLMLRLAWHDAGTYDVNTKTGGANGSIRNEEEYSHGANNGLKKAIDFCEEVKAKYSKISYADLYQLAGVVAVEVTGGPTVEFVPGRKDSKVSTKEGRLPDAKLGVSHLRSIFYRMGLSDKDIVALSGAHTLGRAHQERSGFEGPWTQDPLKFDNSYFVELLKGESAGLLQLPTDKALLEDPEFRRYVELYAKDEDAFFRDYAESHKKLSELGFATSSKPIFPKDGTILAQSAVGVVVTAAVVILGYLYEVHKRGK from the exons ATGGCGTTGCCGGTGGTGGTGGACGCAGAGTACCTCAAGGAGGTTGACAAGGCCCGCCGCGATCTACGCGCACTCATCGCCAACAGGAACTGCGCTCCTCTCATGCTTCGCTTGGC CTGGCACGATGCCGGAACCTACGATGTCAATACGAAGACCGGCGGAGCTAACGGTTCCATCAGGAACGAGGAAGAGTATTCACATGGTGCTAACAACGGTTTGAAGAAGGCTATTGATTTCTGCG AGGAAGTGAAGGCAAAGTATTCCAAGATTTCATATGCGGACCTTTACCAG CTTGCGGGTGTCGTTGCAGTTGAGGTTACTGGGGGTCCCACAGTTGAATTTGTTCCTGGAAGAAAG GACTCTAAAGTATCTACAAAAGAAGGCCGGCTTCCTGATGCTAAACTTG GTGTGTCACACCTTCGTAGTATCTTCTATCGAATGGGCCTGTCTGACAAGGATATTGTTGCACTGTCTGGAGCACATACGCTG GGAAGAGCACATCAAGAGAGATCAGGGTTTGAAGGGCCTTGGACACAGGATCCTCTGAAGTTTGACAATTCATACTTCGT GGAACTTCTAAAAGGTGAGAGTGCGGGTCTGCTTCAACTTCCAACAGACAAGGCCTTGTTGGAGGATCCTGAATTTCGCCGTTATGTTGAGCTGTATGCAAAG GACGAAGATGCATTCTTCCGGGATTATGCTGAATCACATAAGAAACTTTCGGAGCTAGGCTTTGCGACAAGTTCAAAACCGATTTTCCCTAAGGATGGGACCATACTAGCTCAAAGTGCTGTTGGAGTTGTAGTTACTGCAGCTGTGGTGATCCTCGGTTACTTGTATGAAGTCCACAAAAGAGGGAAGTAA
- the LOC107476560 gene encoding myb-related protein 308: MGRSPCCEKAHTNKGAWTKEEDDRLISYIRAHGEGCWRSLPKAAGLLRCGKSCRLRWINYLRPDLKRGNFTEEEDELIIKLHSLLGNKWSLIAGRLPGRTDNEIKNYWNTHIRRKLLSRGIDPATHRPLNDSSASHHHHNNQEQQQQQQQQPSSLVAAATTTTISFASSVSASASAVKQEQDTITTTTATTTTTTSATCNANMFGIMEKKNKKDYSKGSSMERCPDLNLELTISPPRHLDEPDHQKFSGIERALCFVCSLGLQNSKDCRCGFDTNANANGGTNSNGTTTTTTTTATGAGYDFLGLKTGSVWDYRSLEMK, encoded by the exons ATGGGAAGGTCACCTTGCTGTGAGAAAGCACACACAAACAAAGGTGCATGGACgaaggaagaagatgacagGCTCATATCTTACATTAGAGCTCATGGTGAGGGTTGCTGGAGATCTCTTCCAAAAGCGGCGGGCCTTCTCCGCTGCGGCAAGAGCTGCCGCCTCCGTTGGATCAACTATCTCCGCCCTGACCTCAAAAGAGGCAACTTcactgaagaagaagatgaactcATCATCAAACTCCACAGTCTCCTTGGTAACAA gTGGTCGCTTATAGCTGGAAGATTGCCAGGGAGAACAGACAATGAGATAAAGAATTATTGGAACACTCACATAAGAAGGAAGCTTTTGAGCAGAGGAATTGACCCTGCAACTCATAGGCCTCTCAATGATTCTTCTGCTTCACATCATCATCACAACAaccaagaacaacaacaacaacaacaacaacaaccctCTTCTCTTGTTGCAGCAgccacaaccaccaccatatcttttgcttcttctgtttctgcttctgcttccgctgttaaacaagaacaagatactattactactactactgctACTACCACTACCACTACTAGTGCTACTTGCAACGCAAACATGTTTGGAATTatggagaagaagaacaagaaggaTTATTCAAAGGGATCATCAATGGAAAGGTGCCCTGACTTGAATCTTGAGTTGACAATTAGTCCTCCACGCCATCTTGATGAACCTGATCACCAGAAATTCAGTGGAATAGAGAGAGCCCTTTGCTTTGTTTGCAGCTTGGGTTTGCAGAACAGCAAGGATTGCCGGTGTGGATTCGACACTAATGCTAATGCTAATGGTGGCACTAATAGTAAtggcaccaccaccaccaccaccaccactgcTACTGGTGCTGGTTATGATTTCTTGGGCTTGAAAACAGGTAGTGTTTGGGATTACAGAAGCTTGGAAATGAAGTga